One region of Salvia miltiorrhiza cultivar Shanhuang (shh) chromosome 3, IMPLAD_Smil_shh, whole genome shotgun sequence genomic DNA includes:
- the LOC131018917 gene encoding uncharacterized protein LOC131018917, whose amino-acid sequence MGAFHAQASKRKKRDEIKKLRNEREELCEKEGGDIDFVCSKIEERVSQDDFELLTAPYEAEENETIIALIPKVDRPKRVAEFRPISMCNITYKIVSKVIVNRLRRVLDGLIDQAQSAFIKGRQITDNILISFECQHWLRARKKGFSTLKLDIMSKASVFYSFLLNKRVSGEVKPTRGLRQGDPLSSFLFVICAQGFSSLFRFFEMRGEIHDVPMIPKQPSITHLFFADDSLIFFKADVEEAVVVKEITQRYESASSQMINFDKSSITFSPNTTRQREHEIKHILNIKGGDGLQRYLGLPAFSMRKKRIQFGYLVEKIQKKLLSWNQREFSGGGKEVLIKAVIQAIPTYALQCFRLPDSICNDIDRITAAFWWGPWGDKEDKRCLHWKKWGAMCKPKEWGGLGFRDLKGFNQALVAKQAWRLMTNPETLVARVFRARYFCQGDFMHARLSGNVSFIWRSLLWSRPLIEKGMVWQIGDGSRVRIFQDSWVQDLDSGHVMGKADYGNSERRVMELIDENNNWNEEVLNELFWPHEKEAILRTPICEKADEYALWCMILHRIWCFVCELTHGKREDVQAPSVADCQAALEALQAAKTTFLVENLMGMQLGKKRWYPPRCGRYRCDVDALFDSQASVFGVGVVVRNSQGEVVFAAAKKTKPSSTPLLMEIMAVVAGIMWCIEYDFTPIEIFTDSMLAARVMACPEEEERRIGRRIAWRNLRVLVSNQCVGLLVSLAG is encoded by the exons ATGGGAGCGTTCCATGCTCAGgcttcaaaaagaaagaaaagggaTGAGATTAAGAAATTGCGGAATGAGCGTGAGGAGTTGTGTGAGAAGGAAG GAGGGGATATTGATTTTGTGTGCAGCAAGATTGAGGAGCGTGTATCGCAGGATGATTTTGAGTTACTTACAGCACCGTATGAAGCCGAGGAG AATGAAACGATTATTGCTTTGATTCCAAAAGTGGATCGACCAAAGCGTGTGGCAGAGTTCCGGCCTATAAGTATGTGCAATATTACGTATAAGATCGTATCTAAAGTGATTGTTAACAGGCTGAGGCGAGTGTTGGATGGTTTAATCGATCAGGCCCAGAGTGCTTTCATTAAAGGACGACAGATAACTGATAACATCCTTATCAGCTTTGAATGTCAGCATTGGCTACGGGCAAGGAAGAAGGGTTTCTCTACTTTAAAACTGGACATCATGAGTAAGGC ATCGGTCTTCTATTCGTTCCTCTTAAATAAGCGAGTTTCTGGCGAGGTGAAACCAACTAGAGGGCTACGGCAAGGCGATCCTTTGTCGTCTTTTCTTTTTGTCATCTGCGCCCAAGGCTTTTCCTCCTTATTTAGGTTCTTTGAGATGAGAGGAGAAATTCATGATGTGCCTATGATCCCAAAGCAGCCCAGTATTACTCATCTCTTTTTTGCAGATGATAGCTTAATTTTCTTTAAAGCTGACGTCGAAGAAGCGGTAGTTGTAAAAGAAATCACTCAACGGTATGAAAGTGCATCGAGCCAGATGATCAACTTTGATAAATCATCGATTACGTTCAGTCCGAATACTACAAGGCAGCGAGAGCACGAGATCAAACACATTTTGAATATTAAAGGAGGTGATGGTTTACAACGATACTTGGGATTGCCGGCGTTCTCTATGAGAAAGAAAAGAATCCAGTTCGGTTATTTAGTggagaaaattcaaaaaaagcTACTCAGCTGGAACCAGAGGGAGTTTTCTGGGGGAGGTAAGGAAGTACTTATCAAGGCTGTTATTCAAGCCATCCCTACTTACGCCCTGCAATGCTTTCGGCTGCCGGACTCGATTTGTAATGATATTGATAGAATAACGGCAGCGTTTTGGTGGGGGCCCTGGGGGGACAAGGAGGATAAAAGATGTTTACATTGGAAGAAGTGGGGAGCTATGTGTAAGCCCAAAGAATGGGGTGGTCTTGGGTTTCGAGATTTAAAGGGTTTCAACCAAGCACTTGTTGCTAAGCAAGCTTGGAGGCTTATGACTAATCCGGAAACCTTGGTAGCCAGAGTTTTCAGGGCCCGTTATTTTTGTCAGGGAGATTTCATGCATGCTCGTCTCTCTGGCAATGTATCATTCATTTGGCGGTCTTTGTTGTGGAGTAGGCCTTTGATTGAAAAAGGAATGGTGTGGCAGATTGGTGATGGCAGTAGGGTGAGGATTTTTCAAGACTCTTGGGTCCAAGATTTAGACTCTGGACATGTTATGGGGAAGGCAGATTACGGCAATTCGGAGAGGCGTGTGATGGAGTTGATTGATGAGAATAATAACTGGAATGAAGAGGTGTTGAACGAGTTGTTCTGGCCTCATGAGAAAGAGGCGATTTTGAGAACTCCTATTTGTGAGAAAG CTGACGAATATGCGTTGTGGTGTATGATTTTACACCGCATCTGGTGCTTTGTCTGTGAGCTCACACATGGGAAGAGAGAGGATGTGCAGGCTCCTTCGGTGGCAGACTGTCAAGCGGCTCTTGAAGCTCTTCAGGCTGCGAAGACCACCTTTTTGGTGGAGAACCTTATGGGTATGCAGCTAGGTAAGAAACGCTGGTACCCGCCAAGATGTGGAAGATATCGCTGTGATGTGGATGCgctctttgattctcaagcgaGTGTGTTTGGAGTTGGTGTGGTGGTTAGAAATTCGCAAGGGGAGGTCGTGTTTGCGGCGGCGAAGAAGACAAAGCCGAGCTCGACTCCTTTGCTCATGGAGATCATGGCGGTTGTTGCTGGAATTATGTGGTGCATAGAGTATGATTTTACACCGATAGAGATCTTTACGGACTCCATGTTAGCTGCACGCGTGATGGCTTGTCCGGAAGAGGAAG AGAGGCGAATAGGGCGACGCATAGCTTGGCGCAATTTGCGTGTTCTTGTCAGCAACCAGTGTGTTGGTTTGTTGGTTTCCCTCGCTGGTTAA